In one window of Henckelia pumila isolate YLH828 chromosome 1, ASM3356847v2, whole genome shotgun sequence DNA:
- the LOC140874425 gene encoding uncharacterized protein: MDLATTKSFLKHPVLDGANYAIWKTRMHITIKAMDERAWQSILTGWTPPKIQDFDGDYIAKPKTSRTTEEAQISSFNAKALNAIFSTVDMRMFGLIADCVTAKDVWDFLQEHCEGTESVKRTRMRLLNTRFENLKMEEDETIATYDQCLREIATETFTLGEPIENERLVNKVLLYLPERFNGKIWALEEVKDT; this comes from the coding sequence ATGGATTTAGCAACTACAAAATCCTTTCTCAAACATCCAGTTCTAGATGGTGCAAACTATGCCATATGGAAGACTCGAATGCATATTACTATCAAGGCGATGGATGAGCGTGCATGGCAGAGTATTCTCACTGGGTGGACTCCTCCAAAAATCCAAGATTTTGATGGTGATTATATTGCCAAACCCAAAACAAGCCGGACCACTGAGGAGGCACAGATTTCGAGCTTCAACGCTAAAGCATTGAATGCAATTTTCTCAACCGTGGATATGAGGATGTTTGGACTCATTGCAGATTGTGTCACAGCCAAAGATGTATGGGATTTTCTACAAGAACATTGTGAAGGGACTGAGAGTGTGAAACGAACGAGGATGAGGCTGCTGAACACCAGATTTGAAAACCTCAAGATGGAAGAAGATGAAACTATTGCTACTTATGATCAGTGTCTTCGAGAGATAGCCACTGAAACTTTTACTCTTGGAGAACCTATAGAGAATGAGCGACTTGTGAACAAAGTTCTTCTATATTTGCCAGAAAGATTCAACGGGAAAATTTGGGCTCTTGAAGAAGTGAAAGATACTTAA
- the LOC140880007 gene encoding ATP-citrate synthase beta chain protein 2 codes for MATGQLFSKATQALFYNYKQLPIQRMLDFDFLCGRETPSVAGIVNPGSEGFQKLFFGQEEIAIPVHSAIDAACAAHPTADVFINFASFRSAAASSMAALKQPTIRVVAIIAEGVPESDAKQLIAYAKANNKVVIGPATVGGIQAGAFKIGDTAGTIDNIIQCKLYRPGSVGFVSKSGGMSNELYNTIARVTDGIYEGIAIGGDVFPGSTLSDHVLRFNNIPQVKMMVVLGELGGRDEYSLVEALKQGKINKPVVAWVSGTCARLFKSEVQFGHAGAKSGGEMESAQAKNEALRQAGAVVPTSYEAFEITIKETFEKLVEDGKTAPIKEVTPPQIPEDLNVAIKSGKVRAPTHIISTISDDRGEEPTYAGVAMSSIVEQGLGVGDVLSLLWFKRSLPRYCTRFIEICVMLCADHGPCVSGAHNTIVTARAGKDLVSSLVSGLLTIGPRFGGAIDDAARYFKDAYERGLTPYEFVENMKKKGIRVPGIGHRIKRGDNRDKRVELLQEYARSNFPSVKYMEYAVEVETYTLTKANNLVLNVDGAIGSLFLDLLAGSGMFTKQEIDEIVEIGYLNGLFVLARSIGLIGHTFDQKRLKQPLYRHPWEDVLYTK; via the exons ATGGCGACTGGACAACTTTTCTCGAAAGCAACACAAGCTCTATTTTACAATTACAAGCAACTGCCAATTCAGCGAAtgcttgattttgattttctttGTG GCAGAGAAACACCTTCTGTTGCTGGAATTGTAAATCCTGGTTCTGAGGGTTTTCAGAAACTATTTTTCGGTCAAGAGGAAATTGCAATTCCAGTGCACTCAGC AATTGACGCCGCTTGTGCCGCACATCCCACTGCTGATGTATTTATCAACTTTGCATCATTCAGAAG TGCTGCTGCTTCATCTATGGCTGCTCTCAAACAGCCAACCATTAGAGTCGTTGCCATAATAGCTGAAGGTGTCCCTGAGTCAGATGCCAAACAGTTGATTGCTTATGCTAAAGCAAACAATAAG GTTGTCATCGGCCCAGCTACAGTCGGAGGTATTCAAGCTGGAGCTTTCAAGATTGGTGATACTGCTGGAACAATTGACAATATAATTCAGTGCAAACTGTACAGGCCTGGATCTGTTGGTTTTGTCTCAAAATCT GGTGGTATGTCCAACGAGTTGTACAACACAATTGCTCGTGTCACTGATGGAATTTATGAAG GAATTGCAATTGGAGGGGATGTGTTTCCTGGGTCGACACTTTCTGATCATGTACTGCGGTTTAACAACATCCCTCAG GTCAAAATGATGGTCGTTCTTGGGGAACTTGGTGGACGTGATGAATATTCCTTAGTCGAGGCCCTTAAACAGGGGAAAATCAACAAGCCCGTGGTTGCATGGGTTAGTGGAACTTGTGCGAGGCTCTTCAAGTCGGAAGTACAATTTGGTCATGCT GGGGCCAAGAGTGGTGGTGAGATGGAGTCTGCACAGGCCAAGAATGAAGCCCTTAGACAAGCTGGGGCTGTTGTTCCCACTTcttatgaagcatttgaaataACAATCAAAGAAACATTTGAAAAATTG GTTGAAGATGGTAAAACTGCACCAATAAAGGAAGTGACACCACCTCAAATACCCGAGGACCTTAATGTAGCCATCAAGAGTGGCAAAGTTCGGGCTCCAACACACATTATATCCACAATCTCTGATGACAGGG GTGAAGAACCAACCTATGCTGGTGTTGCAATGTCTTCCATTGTTGAACAGGGATTAGGTGTGGGCGATGTCCTTTCTTTATTGTGGTTCAAACGAAGTCTTCCTCGCTATTGCACACGTTTTATTGAG ATTTGTGTTATGTTGTGTGCTGATCATGGTCCCTGTGTCTCTGGTGCTCACAACACCATAGTGACGGCTAGGGCTGGAAAAGATCTGGTTTCTAGTCTTGTTTCAG GTTTGTTGACAATTGGTCCCCGATTTGGTGGAGCAATTGATGATGCTGCTCGATACTTCAAGGATGCATATGAAAGG GGTCTGACGCCATATGAATTTGTGGAGAACATGAAAAAGAAAGGCATTCGTGTTCCTGGTATCGGACACAG AATCAAGAGAGGCGACAACAGAGATAAGAGGGTAGAGTTGCTGCAAGAGTATGCACGTTCTAATTTCCCGTCTGTGAAGTACATGGAGTACGCTGTTGAAGTTGAAACGTACACCCTCACAAAGGCCAACAATTTAGTACTCAATGTTGATGGTGCCATTGGGTCCCTATTCTTGGATCTCCTAGCCGGAAGTGGGATGTTCACTAAGCAAGAAATTGATGAGATTGTGGAGATCGGTTATCTCAATGGTCTCTTTGTGCTGGCTCGCTCCATTGGTCTCATTGG GCATACATTCGACCAGAAGAGACTGAAGCAACCGCTGTACCGCCATCCATGGGAAGACGTACTCTACACCAAGTGA